The DNA sequence AAGAGCTGCCCCATATATTCACAAATCTTTCAAAACACTATAGACAATGACTCAGTTGTGTTATCCTTGCAGAAGGAGCATGTGCTAACTACCTTgcgtgtgagtgattgtgacaCCTTTTGTGGAAAAATACTCTTGTTAAAGTTTTTTTCTGAGCAATGTTATTGGCAAGAAGAATATTTCCATTTCCCATTTTTTGAGCTTACAATTTTATACAGTGTTCTTAgctcatctttatcaagggtgtACATAACTTTGGTgggcactgtatgtatattaatcatgtattttttattcacaCTTGGACTCCTTGTGAACCAGATAGTCTTTAGTGACTCAAacgtgacggtgtgtgtgtgtgtgtgttcagctgcaGAGTGACGTGGCCTGCAGTTTCGGGGACTCCCTGCAGAGGAAGCTGTTGGAGGTGGAGGTGCTGTACAGCCAGGCTCGTTCACGCTACACCTTCATACAGGTGCTGGTGCGCAGAGTCCGTGGCCTGCTCTGCCGGCCCAAGAGTTAAACCTGCGCAcctgaggggaggagggggagtctGTCCCCCCAGGCCTGCCCCTGTCTTACCCCTGTCCCGTAGGAAATACATCAGACTCTGAATTAACTGCCCTGTGTCCCCTCTGGCCTCAAGAACACTGATCCCTCTTCTGCTTTCCCCCTTTACAACTGAATCAGCTGATGCGCTGCTCTTTTCCAAGCACACTCAATGAAATTTACTATTGTATAAGGCGTTCTGGAttctattttttgttatttctgagtttatttgtttttttttcctttttttattgtgaaaatTAAATTTTTGTAAATGCCAGATTTTTCTTGTGTGAGACGTGTGATTCGGATTTGTGAATGGACATCTTCTTATTTTATCATATAAACAGGGTCATGTGGGTGAAGCCAGACTTTACTGTAGCAGAGTCTGATAAACCAGTAGCAGATATAACTAGATCTAATGAACTTATCTTGGCATCTTGTCTGCTTGGCTGCATAATCTTTTGCATTCCTACGCACATTGATTCTTTGGACAAAAGAGGTCTACTTTAAAGACTCCACTGAGAACATACACGCAAGGCACAATTTCTCAGGTTCAGCACAGTCTGTACAACACAAATCTGCCAAATCCTCTTCCGAGCACTATAAACAAGGGGTATTCCTCATTTCcatgaacaggaacaggacacaAGGAAAAATGTCCCTCATTACAAGCTTGTGgcctgctgtggtgtggtgagcTGTGTTGAGTACCAACCACCAGTGGGCCGAGGAGGGAAAAACCACAAACTAGGCACCCAAGGCTTATTGCGAAGGCTATCCCGTCTGGTCTGAACTCACTGAAGGGCTACTGTAGCACAATTAGCAGAACATTTTAATGATGGTTACGGGAGGAATGTGTCAACATGTAGCTGCAGAACGGTCAGAGTGCCCATGCTAGCCCGTCCACCCTCAAAAGCGCCTAGAATGGGCACGCAAGCTGCaccttggagcaatggaagaaggttctctggtctgatgagtccAATTTTCTGTTGCATCATGTGGACGACCGGATACATGTTTACCGTTTACCTGGGGACGAGATGGCAGCAGGATGCACTGTGGAAAGAAGACAAGCCAAGACAAGGAGGGAGTGCAATGCTCTGGGCGATGTTGTGCTGGGAAACCCTGGGTCTGGCCATTCATGTGGATGTCTATTTGACGTGCCTACCTAAATATTGTTCGGGATCCAGTACACCCCTTTACGGCAACGGTATTCCccagtggcctctttcagcaggataatgagCCCTGCTATGCTCCACAAATTGTTCAGGATCAATTTAAGGATTGTGATGtagagttcaaggtgttgccctggcctccaaattccGACGAGCTGGAACAACAAGTCCGGTCCATAGCAGCCCCACCTTGCAACTTACAGGACTTCTGCTAACATCTTGGTGCCCCGTTACCACGGGGGGGACTTAAGTCCATCCTTAGtgggtcataatgttttggctcatcggtgtatgtacgtatgtatctgtgtgtgcagagagtaCTATGTATAAGGACACTAGTCTAGTATACAGAACAATAATTTCATACGCATCAAGATAACAATTTTGGAGAAAAgatttttatatattaaaaagaGCATGTTAGTTCACATGTGGCAGCTCCTATGGCTTCACCGAGAAGTCCAAACACCCAAAGGAAAGGTAAGGGATTTTAAAAAAGATGTGccaattttctttttaccaTGCACTTATTCTATAAATtactttaaataataaaattaattacagtatttaaaaacatttacatggTACATGTACATCAGTTTTTCTCCCCCAGCTGGCTGAGGGTTATAGTCCTTGATTGTGCCTTTCAGTGGAAGGGGGCCatgtctgacacacacagcccagtccTCAGTAGTCTTATCAAAACTATCTTACATCTTCACTGTGTGTTGGCAAACATAGAAAACACCATAATAAATTTACTGTGTACATGTCTACAGAGCTGGAGTTGTGCAGAGTGGTTACGGTTAGACAACCATTTTCTTCCATCTACAATACTTCCATGAGGCTGTGCTTTGTGCCTGTGGTCATGTGCAGTCACAGCTCATAAAACTTTCAGACAAAACATTTAATAACAGCAATAAAATATGTTTGACTCTTAAGTAATTACATAGACATACAAtgacaacacacattcatttctgacTTCTGTTCTCAGCTATATGGCAGCAGTGTGCAGCTTTACCCATGGTGCCTTGCACTCCTATGTGATAGTCCCAGGCCAGGCCCCATGGGAAATACTTAATCTGCTCTAACATTTCTCCACAGGAAGAGGGAAAGGCTCAGTAGACCAGAACTTTGACTGCCCATTCTTCTGTAGTACAATTAAGCGTATGAGATAATTGTAATTCTAATGTTGAAACCCTGGAATATTTTTGTGGACTGCTTTAAGGGACTCTCCAGCTGCTGTTGAGCCCAGGTGGTGCCAGTCTGCTGGGAGAGTGCTATGACTATGGTGAATCCACTTCTACTCAGTGTAGGTGTAGTCAGAAACAAAAGGGTGGGAAAACGGACTGCATCCCAAGGAGAATGTGAGGTCTTGCACCAAAATTAacaggtgtatgtgtgcttcTTTTTCCTGTAGGGTTTTTCTCACACTCCAGTGAGAACATGACTGTCCATGTCTTGTAATACATACAGAAAGGTTTTGTCTTCATAcataaaaatgttccttttaGGAAAAATAGAGCAGACTATACTCATAGGCTTGCTAGCATTATGTACAGTAACAGGCTGCAGTGTATGAAAAAATCAACCTGTTGATGAAACCTGCAGCCCCGGatctagaaaaagaaaaaatgaatacagGTCTCATTGATGCAGGCACTACAGTAGTCAGGACAGGGGGCCTGTCAAGGTCCTAGTTGCAGGCCCCTCTCATGAACACCCCGCTGCAGCCTTGTCCGTGTGCGTAGTGTTGATTTGATTGCTCAGCAGTTCCGGTTCCTTCTGGTCCATTTCCTGCAGGGGGACGGCGAgcctttggaggggactgcgAGTGTTGTGCggacacagaggtgcagtctctACAGCAGGGAGACAAAGCCTGAGAGGGTTCGTTTGTGAGAGTCTGCGGGCAGGGTGTCGCATTCAAAGCATCtgtcgggagtgtgtgtgggaatgttttttttcaggggGGCGGCGTAGGGCTCTCAGAGGCTCTCAGTGCTTCCTTCCTGGGTGACATGCCCCATTCCGCCATTGGTTGGTGGAGGGGACTCTTCAGGCTCCTCCCCTGTCGACGCCACCCGGATCACCCGCAGCCAGCGCTGCTTGAGCTCCTCGGTTTCAGCCGCAAAGCTGTGGATGAACTTGCACTGGGACAGGCGAAAGCTGGAGGGCGGGTCACCTGGGCGAGGAGTGTCCTCCACAGTGTAGCCCACCAGGGGAATGGTGGCCTGGGCCTTCACATCCTAGGAGAGTGGGGAAGGGGAGAAGGTTGGATCATACCATACTCTGGGCATTTGCATTTCCAACAAAACAGACGGTCACTATACATATGTGAACCGAATCACTTTGGTGAGCTGTACGCTAAAGAACATTAACAGTGATTTGTGAACAACAGTGGGAGGAGCTTTCATGTGCTGAGGGACAGTCTGACTTTTGAACCATAAAAACACTCTACTCTTCAGAGCAAGACTAGTTCACGTATTTCAAACTACTTGTGAAATAGTTTGAGACGGCACTGcccattttgtggttttatctTCAGCCACAGCTTCACATCAGAAGAGAACAGGTATGTACACTCACCTGTGGAGCTCCATACAGGTAGAGCACACACGCCTCCTTCTGCGGGATGACGCACCACACCTTCTGCCAGGGCTTGGTCTTTTCACTGTGCTGCAGGAAGCCACACATGATGCTGTTTCCTGAGAACTGCGCCGCCTCAATctgggggagagagcggggacaGAATTCTGCTTACAGCCAAGCTAAGGGAAAAATCCCGAAGTTATATATGGGAGTTGGGACAGGTAAGAGCGTATCCCAGGTACCGCTGTGTCAGCAAAGTGATGCCTTTCAAGTAAGGACAGGACAGGTAATGGgtgtgttgtgtaaaatggGGACAGGACATCTTGCTTAAAGTGAAGACAGGTAAGGGCCTTCTGTGAAACAGATATAGATAAGGAGCATGCCCTGTGTAAAACTGACGGAAAGGGTGTGTCCTTCATAAAACCAGGTAAGCTGTGTCTTATGCAAAGCTGAGACAGGTAAGGGGTGTGCCCGACAGTATATAAAGCTGGGATAAGAAAGGACCCTGTGTTAAGTGAAGATAAGTCAGGGGTGTGTCCTATGAAACTGGGACAGGTATCCTCACCTCCAGGATGCCCTTCTTCTTGCCCTCCACTCGTTCCTCGCTGTCTGTGCTGCCCGAAAGGATGATAAAGCAGTCCTTGCACACTTTATTCATCTTGTTGCCGTCATACTCCAGTTGAGCCTTATTGTCTGAGCACTTCCAGCATACCACCTAAAACACAGATCATTAGCAGAGCTGTAACTGACCTAGCTTACGTTACCATGGAAAAGGATAGGCATGTTCTCTCTTGTCTGCACCATGCATTTTCTTCAGACTATAGCTGTGTTATCTGGGTACTCATTGAAAATAAACCATATCTCCATATCTGCGAACTAGTTTATAAATCCTACATTTCAGGTAATTAAATGGTAATGGGAAAGTTTCCTGGTGAGAAGCGACAGAAGGTGTGGATTCATTTTACTCACATAGCCGCAGGCCCGACAGTGATGTCGACGGCGCGTAATTGCATTAAAGGACTCCTTGCACTTCATGCACATCGTCACTTCGTTGTCTCGAATCCAGCGGGGAGCACGTTTCCCCAGTTCTGCAGtctaaaaaacaaacacaggaaatacacccacacaaacaagtCAAATTTACAAATTCCTGAGAAAGTGCATCATCCCTATCTTTGGTTCTTATCCTATTGGACCTCTCTGCAGCTTTTGACACTGTAGTCCACATGCTCCTCCTCTGTACCCTAACCTCACTCAGATTCTCAGGCACAGCGGTAAAGTGTATTGAATCTCTGGGCCATGGTGTAGGATTTCCTGGGATGTGACTTTCTCAGGACCTCTCAGGTGGACTATTCTCTCAAGACCGAGGTGTTGTACCTTCCCTCCAAGTTGTCAGCACTGCTGGACCTCTCCTTTAATCAGAATGGTACAGTACAGCACTCTAATGTAAGAAGGCAAGGGCGAACCCTATATGACCAGCTCTTCAGGTAGCAATGAGTTTGGCATGTAGATTCTTTCTAAACAACATCTGACCACCGTCACAGGTTCTAGGACAGGCCCTGGTAATCTCAACCCTGGACTATTGCAAATCCCTTCTCTAAAGACTTCCTGCTTGCACCACACAGCTGCGTGACTTGTCTACAATCTTCCCTAGTGTGCTTATGTCACACCTCTCCTCATTTCACTTCACAAGGTACATGTTACTCCTGATTTCAAGTATAAAACATTGCTACTGGCCAGTAGAGCAGTGAATAAAATAACTCcactatatttcaaataaatcttAACCCTATACCCTGGCCAGGTCTTTCCATTCTACAGCCTCCAATGTAGACTGTTAtactgttttatgtttattgtctTGGGGCCTGGATGCATGTTGAACGTGTACTTACAGACAGACTTACAGACTCCTCAGTGTCTTTGGTGGCCGTTTTGAATGTTTCATTCTTCTGGTGAAAGATGTCTATCGTCACCTGGAAAGCCTGGAAGATACAGGGGAGTGTATGAGACATCAATTGCAAGTAAGAACTTCTAATTTCAAAGCATTGTCTAGAGGCAAACTTGTAAATGCAGGTTTTCCCACAAAGCCTGCCagtaaatgacaaaatattgtaatCAAGAGTGAatagtatatatacatatatacatacctTTATCCATTCCTCTTTATCCTGTTCCGTGCTGAAAGAATGAAGATGAAATAAACAGATGTTAATATAAATACATGAACAGTAATACAGTCATTATTTGGTTCATGACACTTTATACCCTGACAGTACCTGGCCTGCAGCTCCAGGGTCCTCTCCTTGCCAGACACCTGGAAGGTGTGGGGGTAGGCCTCATTGAGGGTCTCCAGGACCTTCATGCCCTCGATCCCGATGCGTGTGCGCACGGTGAACTTCGGACCCACCAGGCTGAACTTAGGCACGCAGTACAGGAGCATGTTGTTGAACTGGGAGGAGGATGTTAAAGGTCAACGGAGCCACGAGTCACATGGGATTCATCTGTTCATTTAACCTGAAAACCCAACTCGTCCCCATCAGCTGCAGTCCTTACCAGGAAGAGGTATCTCTCCATGGCTGAAGCGTTCCTGGCTGCCAGCTTGAGGATTTGGCCCTCCTTGATGAACTCATTGGACGCGTTGACAatgtcctcctctccccccagcATCTCATAGATCTCCAGCAGCTTCTTCAGGTTATCCTGAACGACACATTTCACAAATGCTCAGTCTGGTGTAGAGGACAGTTTCCATTCCAGTAGTCATGGACATGGACTGTACCTCAAAGGAAGATCAGCTGAGCCTGTCTGTACCCAGTAATGTCTCCAAATATTTCTCAACCAGAGGAACCACATTGCACTGCCTTCCAAAACCTGGGTTATAATGTGGCCTGAAGCACTTCTTCTGAGGTGTTGCAGATGAAAACCTAACAACGAGAGGCACTATGGACACAGGCTGCATGCCTTCTGCATAGCAGGAAGAAGTAACCCATTAAAGAGCCGGGATGAATTTTGTATAAAATAATGCATCTTCCCATGATTgtagggacagaaagaggaacaGGATGTGCTCATTGGCCTGAACACAATGGAGTGATACCGTACTATATAAAGCTTCACAAACAACAGAGACTCTGGAAAGTATTTGGCCAAAAAATATGCAGCCTATGACGCATAGCTATACAGAGAATGGTTATACTCACCGATTTTCGGATAGCACTGTTGGAGTGTGTGGCTGCCATTGCGATGGTCTCCAGAGACTCTGAAGGAGAGACACAGATGCCCTGTGACTTACAACCTCAGTCAAATTCAAGAACAGAAGACTGAAACTTACAAATACAGTAAATCTCTGAAACAGGCAGCTAAAACACCAAAATGTTTCTGTTCATCAAAGTTTTGATTGTTCTTGTTAGAAATTGAGAGGAGCTACAGAGACAGTGGCAAATCAAGTTTATCAGGACACCATGGTGTGTAGATATATTGATATTAATGGCACATGGATTTGCTGGTGTAGTTTACATAATTAAGGCCCAATTTCTACTACATAGCTATCTGGGATGGCAAACTGAATTACAATCGGTTATCTTAGAGATGTCCCTGTAGGCAATCCAAGTTCTGCACATGTTTGTCAATCAGAAGAGACACTTAACTAATTATACAATTACAGACTAATTATGAATCTAATTATGAAGTTCATCAGTGCGAAACAATAAAATGACGGTTGGAACAAAATTGCGGATGAAATTAAACACAATGTTAAGACTGATGACAGAGCAAAACAATACTCTTCTGCTTCTGTATCCTGATGGATCTAATTCATTTTGCACATTGTGCAACTTAATGTTAGACCATAAGACAAAGATTACCATAGACTGGCACTTaaagacagacacaggggagtCTGAGAAAGACACAGGGGAAGGTAAAACG is a window from the Conger conger chromosome 8, fConCon1.1, whole genome shotgun sequence genome containing:
- the fgd4a gene encoding FYVE, RhoGEF and PH domain-containing protein 4a isoform X2, translated to MADRRGAGSRHQAPVKVSDLISRFENSHTEGKTDGPQPRPPARSPNHSAAQRVLHRAQELNQEQPNAGPLPGTPQNAQKHAPNGVLAQMDRGGREPSVRGTEPSGLRTDAALVNGEETDANAQLDADDAQPQADGTSAGASGGEEEESDTQEDSQNEQRKEEGDMEQKESNEQKLYKIASELLQTEKAYVNRLKLLDEGFCTKLMDEASKGTFPGEVVKNIFSNITSIHTFHSQFLLPDLERRMGQWASMPRIGDILQKLTPFLKMYAEYVRNFDKAMELLKQWTERSPQFKAIILEIQSQEACGNLTLQHHMLEPVQRVPRYEMLLKDYLKKLPQDDVDRRDAEKSLETIAMAATHSNSAIRKSDNLKKLLEIYEMLGGEEDIVNASNEFIKEGQILKLAARNASAMERYLFLFNNMLLYCVPKFSLVGPKFTVRTRIGIEGMKVLETLNEAYPHTFQVSGKERTLELQASTEQDKEEWIKAFQVTIDIFHQKNETFKTATKDTEESVSLSTAELGKRAPRWIRDNEVTMCMKCKESFNAITRRRHHCRACGYVVCWKCSDNKAQLEYDGNKMNKVCKDCFIILSGSTDSEERVEGKKKGILEIEAAQFSGNSIMCGFLQHSEKTKPWQKVWCVIPQKEACVLYLYGAPQDVKAQATIPLVGYTVEDTPRPGDPPSSFRLSQCKFIHSFAAETEELKQRWLRVIRVASTGEEPEESPPPTNGGMGHVTQEGSTESL